The following are encoded in a window of Plectropomus leopardus isolate mb chromosome 23, YSFRI_Pleo_2.0, whole genome shotgun sequence genomic DNA:
- the etnppl gene encoding ethanolamine-phosphate phospho-lyase: MSAEILEKNKTLDLRKKHIGPSCKIFFSHDPIKIVQAKGQYMYDEKGRRYLDCINNVAHVGHCHPDVVKAGAQQMEQLNTNSRFLHDNLVIYAQRLQATLPEKLSVCYFVNSGSEANDLALRLAWQYTGHKDIITLENAYHGHVSSLIDISPYKFDHLSDAEQNPFVHVAPSPDVYRGKYRADHPDPATAYADEVKDMINRVHEKGGKIAAFIAESLQSCGGQVIPPSGYFQQVAEHVRKAGGIFIADEVQVGFGRVGTHFWAFQLQGEDFVPDIVTMGKPIGNGHPMSCVVTTREVAEAFMSSGMEYFNTFGGNPVSCAIGLSVLDVIVKEDLQGNALRVGRYLTNLLEKQKEKHPLVGDIRGRGLFAGMELVKDRLKLTPATAEAQEVIYKLKEEYILLSADGPHRNVLKFKPPMCFTTEDADLVVGKIDHILTELEEALGLKLHSSVENGSSKRKLPTDENGHQYHSGLEHNRGSTNGAAQQTKQTKRLRT, encoded by the exons ATGTCTGCGGAAATATTGGAGAAAAACAAGACGTTAGACTTGAGGAAGAAGCACATTGG GCCATCTTGTAAGATTTTCTTCAGCCATGACCCGATCAAGATTGTGCAAGCCAAAGGCCAGTACATGTATGACGAAAAGGGACGGCGCTACTTGGATTGCATCAACAATGTGGCTCATG TCGGCCACTGTCACCCGGATGTGGTGAAGGCAGGAGCTCAACAGATGGAACAACTCAACACCAACTCGCGTTTCTTGCATGACAATCTTGTAATTTACGCCCAGAGGCTGCAGGCCACACTACCTGAGAAGCTGTCTGTGTGCTACTTTGTCAACTCTGG CTCCGAAGCCAATGACCTGGCCCTCCGACTGGCGTGGCAGTACACAGGCCACAAAGACATCATCACGTTGGAAAA TGCGTATCACGGCCATGTCTCGTCGCTCATTGATATCAGTCCCTACAAGTTTGACCACCTGTCAGATGCTGAGCAGAACCCATTTGTCCATGTG GCTCCCAGTCCAGATGTGTACAGAGGCAAATACAGAGCGGACCACCCTGACCCTGCCACAGCATACGCAGATGAAGTCAAAGACATGATTAACAGAGTCCATGAAAAAGGTGGCAAG ATTGCTGCTTTTATTGCTGAGTCACTGCAGAGTTGTGGCGGGCAGGTCATTCCCCCCTCAGGCTACTTCCAGCAAGTGGCAGA ACATGTCCGCAAGGCAGGGGGCATTTTCATCGCTGATGAAGTCCAAGTGGGCTTTGGGCGCGTTGGCACCCACTTCTGGGCCTTCCAGCTTCAGGGAGAGGACTTTGTGCCTGACATTGTCACCATGGGAAAGCCTATTGGCAATGGCCACCCCATGTCATGTGTGGTCACGACCAGAGAGGTGGCAGAGGCCTTCATGTCATCTGGAATGGAGTATTTTAATACA TTTGGCGGTAACCCAGTGTCGTGTGCCATCGGTCTGTCCGTCCTAGACGTGATTGTGAAAGAGGATCTTCAGGGTAATGCACTGCGTGTGGGGCGATACCTGACCaatctgctggaaaaacagaagGAGAAGCATCCACTGGTTGGTGATATCAG GGGTCGTGGCCTCTTTGCTGGCATGGAGCTTGTGAAGGACAGGTTGAAGCTCACTCCTGCTACAGCAGAAGCCCAAGAAGTCATATATAA GCTAAAGGAAGAGTACATCCTCCTGAGTGCTGATGGACCTCATCGCAATGTGCTTAAATTCAAGCCTCCCATGTGCTTCACTACGGAAGACGCTGACCTGGTAGTGGGGAAGATTGACCACATTCTTACAG AGCTTGAGGAAGCATTGGGTTTGAAGTTGCACAGCAGTGTAGAGAATGGAAGCAGTAAAAGAAAG CTGCCGACTGATGAAAATGGACACCAGTATCACAGTGGGTTAGAGCACAACAGAGGGAGCACTAATGGAGCTGctcaacaaaccaaacaaaccaaacgCCTCAGGACATAA
- the ostc gene encoding oligosaccharyltransferase complex subunit ostc, with amino-acid sequence METLYSIPFTVLECPNIKLKKPSWVHMPSAMTVYAVVIVSYFLITGGIIYDVIVEPPSVGSMTDEHGHQRPVAFLAYRVNGQYIMEGLASSFLFTMGGLGFIILDRSNAPNIPKLNRFLLLFIGFVSVLLSFFMARVFMRMKLPGYLMG; translated from the exons ATGGAGACATTATACAGTATACCGTTCACTGTGCTGGAATGCCCAAATATAAAACTGAAGAAACCTTCGTGGGTGCATATGCCGTCGGCTATGACTGTGTATGCGGTCGTTATCGTGTCCTACTTTCTCATCACAGGAG GTATCATCTACGATGTTATTGTAGAGCCACCGAGTGTGGGTTCAATGACTGATGAGCACGGACACCAGCGGCCAGTGGCCTTTTTGGCTTACAG AGTAAACGGCCAGTACATTATGGAAGGACTGGCTTCTAGTTTCCTCTTCACGATGGGAGGCCTGGGCTTTATCATCCTGGACCGCTCCAACGCGCCAAACATTCCCAAACTCAACCGCTTCCTGCTGCTCTTCATCGGTTTTGTCAGCGTTCTCCTCAGCTTCTTCATGGCCAGAGTGTTCATGCGCATGAAGCTGCC agGATATCTTATGGgctaa
- the rpl34 gene encoding 60S ribosomal protein L34 — protein sequence MVQRLTYRRRLSYNTASNKTRLSRTPGNRIVYLYTKKVGKAPKSACGICPGRLRGIRAVRPQVLMRLSKTKKHVSRAYGGSMCAKCVRDRIKRAFLIEEQKIVVKVLKAQAQSQKSK from the exons ATGGTGCAGCGCCTGACTTACCGCCGTAGGTTGTCCTACAACACCGCCTCCAACAAAACCAGACT GTCCCGGACGCCCGGTAACCGTATTGTGTACCTGTACACCAAGAAGGTCGGCAAAGCCCCCAAGTCGGCATGTGGCATCTGCCCAGGAAGACTGCGTGGA atccGGGCTGTTAGACCTCAGGTTCTGATGAGGCTCTCCAAGACCAAGAAGCACGTCAGCAGGGCCTACGGAGGCTCCATGTGCGCCAAGTGTGTGCGTGACAG GATCAAGCGTGCTTTCCTGATTGAGGAGCAGAAGATCGTCGTCAAGGTGCTCAAGGCACAGGCACAGAGCCAGAAATCTAAGTAA